From Streptomyces yatensis, one genomic window encodes:
- a CDS encoding LacI family DNA-binding transcriptional regulator, whose translation MRPPTIRDVAERAGVSKSLVSLVLRGSEQVRPEKRQAVLAAVEELGYRPNAAARSLSERRTRTVGVLLNDLRNPWFVELLDGLNSQLYASGLRTLLADGRLNRRLGDDLTHTFTELRVDGLIAVGTLPDPAAVRTAAARVPTVVAGSREPVLPHVDIVAGDDELGARLATEHLIGLGHRRIAHITGQGVVGELRRRGFEAVMREHGLSGSAAVEQGDLTEEGGYRATVRLLGAPHRPTAVFAFNDMAGVGALSAAEELGLRVPDDLSLVGYDNTYLARLRHLWLTTVDNANHDIGRRAARRLLDRIADPTRPGEVALTAPALEVRGTTAPPRSTD comes from the coding sequence ATGAGACCACCGACGATCCGCGATGTCGCCGAACGGGCCGGAGTGTCGAAGTCGCTGGTCTCCCTGGTGCTGCGCGGCTCCGAGCAGGTGCGCCCCGAGAAGCGGCAGGCCGTCCTGGCCGCCGTCGAGGAGCTCGGCTACCGGCCCAACGCCGCCGCGCGCAGCCTCAGCGAGCGGCGCACCCGGACCGTCGGGGTGCTCCTCAACGACCTGCGCAACCCCTGGTTCGTGGAGCTGCTCGACGGCCTCAACTCCCAGCTGTACGCGAGCGGTCTGCGGACGCTGCTGGCCGACGGCCGGCTCAACCGGCGGCTCGGCGACGACCTCACCCACACCTTCACCGAGCTGCGGGTCGACGGCCTGATCGCGGTCGGCACGCTCCCGGATCCGGCGGCGGTGCGCACGGCGGCCGCGCGGGTGCCCACGGTGGTCGCGGGCAGCCGCGAGCCCGTGCTGCCCCACGTGGACATCGTCGCGGGCGACGACGAGCTGGGCGCCCGCCTCGCCACCGAGCACCTCATCGGCCTGGGCCACCGGCGCATCGCCCATATCACCGGCCAGGGAGTGGTGGGCGAACTGCGCCGCCGCGGCTTCGAGGCGGTCATGCGCGAGCACGGCCTGTCCGGGTCGGCGGCCGTGGAGCAGGGCGATCTGACCGAGGAGGGCGGCTACCGGGCCACGGTCCGGCTGCTGGGCGCGCCGCACCGGCCCACCGCCGTCTTCGCGTTCAACGACATGGCGGGGGTCGGCGCCCTGTCGGCCGCCGAGGAGCTCGGCCTGCGGGTGCCGGACGACCTCTCCCTCGTCGGCTACGACAACACCTATCTCGCGCGGCTGCGCCATCTGTGGCTCACCACCGTGGACAACGCGAACCACGACATCGGCCGTCGCGCCGCACGCCGCCTGCTCGACCGGATCGCCGACCCCACCCGCCCCGGCGAGGTCGCCCTCACCGCTCCGGCCCTGGAGGTCCGCGGTACGACCGCGCCGCCGCGATCGACCGACTGA
- a CDS encoding Gfo/Idh/MocA family protein: protein MVSTLGVAVVGFGWMGRVHTQAYVRLPHHFPQLSVRPELVAVADEVPGRAEEAAGRYGFTTAVRDWQEVAADPRIQAVSIAAPNFLHREIGIAMARAGKHIWIEKPVGLTADDARAVAAAVAEAGVQGAVGFNYRNAPAVQTARAMIAAGEIGTVTHARVRLFSDYAAHPEGALTWRYERARGGSGVLGDLASHGVDLARFLLGEIDALTADTAVFVPERARPTGATAGHTRATGGELGPVENEDYVSCLLRFASGARGVLEACRVSVGEQNTYGFEIHGTKGAVFWDFRRMGELGVSHGTAYQDQPVSTVYIGPGHGEYAAFQPGAANSMGYDDLKVIEAYQFVRSIAEGTAHGATLDDAVHSATVLDAMARSAERGTWVSPG from the coding sequence ATGGTGAGTACGCTCGGGGTCGCCGTCGTGGGATTCGGCTGGATGGGACGGGTGCACACCCAGGCGTACGTCCGGCTGCCGCACCACTTCCCGCAGCTGTCCGTACGGCCCGAACTGGTCGCCGTCGCCGACGAGGTGCCCGGACGGGCCGAGGAGGCCGCCGGACGGTACGGCTTCACCACCGCCGTCCGCGACTGGCAGGAGGTCGCCGCCGACCCCCGGATCCAGGCCGTGAGCATCGCCGCGCCGAACTTTCTGCACCGCGAGATCGGCATCGCCATGGCCCGGGCGGGCAAGCACATCTGGATCGAGAAGCCGGTCGGACTCACGGCCGACGACGCCCGCGCGGTCGCCGCCGCCGTGGCCGAGGCCGGGGTCCAGGGCGCGGTCGGCTTCAACTACCGCAACGCGCCCGCCGTCCAGACCGCACGCGCCATGATCGCCGCCGGGGAGATCGGCACCGTCACCCATGCCCGCGTCCGCCTCTTCAGCGACTACGCCGCCCACCCCGAGGGTGCCCTGACCTGGCGGTACGAACGTGCGCGTGGCGGCAGCGGAGTGCTGGGCGACCTCGCCTCACACGGGGTGGACCTGGCCCGTTTCCTGCTCGGCGAGATCGACGCCCTGACCGCCGACACCGCCGTGTTCGTGCCCGAGCGGGCCCGCCCCACCGGCGCCACCGCCGGCCACACCCGGGCCACCGGCGGCGAGCTGGGACCGGTGGAGAACGAGGACTACGTCTCCTGTCTGCTGCGCTTCGCCTCCGGCGCCCGGGGGGTGCTGGAGGCGTGCCGGGTCTCGGTCGGCGAGCAGAACACCTATGGCTTCGAGATCCACGGCACCAAGGGCGCGGTCTTCTGGGACTTCCGGCGCATGGGCGAACTCGGCGTCAGCCACGGCACCGCCTACCAGGACCAGCCGGTCTCCACCGTGTACATCGGCCCCGGGCACGGCGAGTACGCCGCCTTCCAGCCCGGCGCGGCCAACAGCATGGGCTATGACGATCTGAAGGTGATCGAGGCGTACCAGTTCGTGCGCTCCATCGCCGAGGGCACCGCCCACGGCGCCACGTTGGACGACGCCGTGCACAGCGCCACCGTGCTGGACGCCATGGCCCGCTCCGCCGAGCGGGGCACCTGGGTGAGTCCCGGCTGA
- a CDS encoding alpha-L-arabinofuranosidase C-terminal domain-containing protein, protein MRSMGRIRPGLGLTLSALLTTSLAAASLTGPPAAGASSAAVTDYSITVDPDRAGPEIDDAMYGIFYEDINRAADGGLYAELVQNRSFEYDTADHASYTPLTSWTETTTGGATGTARVVNDEARLGEKNRNYLRLDLRGDGGGAGAGYGVTNAGYNTGIAVRAGKTYDFSVWARTENPSGTPLTIGLHTASGAAPLATALRATVRGDRWTKYTGTLTARATDPTGRLAVTAGGGGTLRLDMVSLFPRDTYKGRPNGLRKDLAEKIAALKPGFLRFPGGCLVNTGSHRAYEAPGWERKRSYQWKDTVGPVEERPTNANFWGYNQSYGLGYYEYFQFAEDIGATPLPVVPALVTGCGQNKATDDPELLKRHIQDTLDLIEFANGPVTSTWGKKRAEMGHPKPFGLNRLEVGNEENLPDAFFERFTAFRTAIEAKHPEITVISNSGPDDSGVTFDRAWELNRAAEVKMVDEHYYNSPQWFLENNKRYDSYDRQGPKVFLGEYASQDNRFGNSLAEAAYMTGLERNADVVKMASYAPLLANKDYVQWRPDLIWYDNAAAWGSTSYETQKLFMNNVGDQLVPSQASATPSLPSGPITGAVGLSTWATSAAYDDVQVTSADGATLLSDDFSGGDGKWTKATGTGSWQVRDGAYVQSDTGAENTMVTAGDRGWQNYDLKLKATKRAGGEGFLIAFGVKDTGNYYWWNLGGWGNTRSAVEKATDGAKQTMAEDGTTIETGRAYDVRIEVRGRQVTLYLDGKKWGAFTDDKVAEPFRQVVTRDKATGELIVKVVNAQDAAARTRIDLGQGVKVRRTARLTTLQGDPDAVNTATDQPIRPSSSTLDGVDTTFSHTFPANSITCLRIATRK, encoded by the coding sequence ATGCGATCAATGGGACGCATCAGACCGGGCCTCGGCCTCACCCTGAGCGCTCTGCTCACCACCTCGCTCGCCGCCGCGTCGCTCACCGGTCCCCCGGCCGCCGGGGCCTCCTCCGCGGCCGTGACCGACTACTCGATCACCGTCGATCCGGACCGCGCGGGCCCGGAGATCGACGACGCGATGTACGGCATCTTCTACGAGGACATCAACCGCGCCGCGGACGGCGGGCTCTACGCCGAGCTGGTCCAGAACCGGTCCTTCGAGTACGACACCGCCGACCACGCCTCGTACACACCGCTCACCTCGTGGACCGAAACCACGACCGGCGGCGCCACCGGCACGGCCCGGGTGGTGAACGACGAGGCGCGGCTGGGCGAGAAGAACCGCAACTACCTGCGGCTGGATCTGCGCGGGGACGGCGGTGGCGCCGGTGCGGGATACGGCGTCACCAACGCCGGATACAACACCGGCATCGCGGTCCGGGCCGGAAAGACGTACGACTTCTCGGTGTGGGCCCGCACCGAGAATCCCTCGGGTACCCCGCTGACGATCGGTCTGCACACCGCCTCGGGCGCCGCCCCGCTCGCCACGGCGCTGCGCGCCACCGTGCGCGGGGACCGCTGGACGAAGTACACCGGAACGCTCACCGCGCGCGCCACGGACCCCACCGGACGGCTCGCGGTGACCGCCGGCGGTGGCGGCACCCTCCGGCTCGACATGGTCTCCCTCTTCCCCCGGGACACCTACAAGGGCCGCCCGAACGGGCTGCGCAAGGACCTCGCGGAGAAGATCGCCGCACTGAAGCCGGGCTTTCTGCGCTTCCCCGGCGGCTGTCTGGTGAACACCGGCAGCCACCGGGCGTACGAGGCACCGGGCTGGGAGCGCAAGCGGTCCTACCAGTGGAAGGACACCGTCGGCCCGGTCGAGGAGCGGCCCACCAACGCCAACTTCTGGGGCTACAACCAGTCCTACGGCCTCGGCTACTACGAGTACTTCCAGTTCGCCGAGGACATCGGCGCGACACCGCTGCCCGTGGTGCCCGCCCTGGTCACCGGCTGCGGCCAGAACAAGGCCACCGACGACCCCGAGCTGCTGAAGCGGCACATCCAGGACACCCTCGATCTGATCGAGTTCGCGAACGGCCCGGTGACCTCCACCTGGGGCAAGAAGCGCGCGGAGATGGGGCATCCGAAGCCCTTCGGGCTGAACCGTCTGGAGGTCGGCAACGAGGAGAACCTCCCCGACGCCTTCTTCGAGCGCTTCACCGCATTCCGCACGGCCATCGAGGCCAAGCACCCGGAGATCACCGTGATCAGCAACTCCGGGCCCGACGACAGCGGTGTCACCTTCGACCGCGCGTGGGAGCTGAACCGCGCGGCCGAGGTGAAGATGGTCGACGAGCACTACTACAACAGCCCCCAGTGGTTCCTGGAGAACAACAAGCGCTACGACTCCTACGACCGCCAGGGCCCGAAGGTGTTCCTCGGTGAATACGCCTCGCAGGACAACCGCTTCGGCAACTCCCTCGCCGAGGCCGCGTACATGACCGGCCTGGAGCGCAACGCCGATGTGGTGAAGATGGCCTCCTACGCCCCGCTGCTGGCCAACAAGGACTACGTCCAGTGGCGGCCGGATCTGATCTGGTACGACAACGCCGCCGCCTGGGGCTCGACCAGCTACGAGACCCAGAAGCTGTTCATGAACAACGTCGGCGACCAGCTCGTGCCGAGCCAGGCGTCCGCCACCCCGTCCCTCCCCTCCGGCCCGATCACCGGCGCCGTCGGCCTGTCCACCTGGGCCACCAGCGCCGCCTACGACGACGTCCAGGTCACCTCGGCGGACGGGGCCACGCTGCTGAGCGACGACTTCTCCGGAGGCGACGGCAAGTGGACGAAGGCCACCGGGACCGGCTCCTGGCAGGTGCGGGACGGCGCGTATGTGCAGTCCGACACCGGTGCCGAGAACACCATGGTCACCGCGGGCGACCGCGGCTGGCAGAACTACGACCTGAAGCTGAAGGCCACCAAGCGCGCGGGCGGCGAGGGCTTCCTCATCGCCTTCGGGGTCAAGGACACCGGCAACTACTACTGGTGGAACCTGGGTGGCTGGGGCAACACCCGATCCGCCGTGGAGAAGGCCACCGACGGCGCCAAGCAGACGATGGCCGAGGACGGCACCACGATCGAGACGGGCCGGGCGTACGACGTGCGGATCGAGGTCCGCGGCCGGCAGGTGACGCTGTACCTGGACGGGAAGAAGTGGGGCGCGTTCACCGATGACAAGGTCGCCGAGCCGTTCCGCCAGGTGGTGACGCGCGACAAGGCCACCGGTGAGCTCATCGTCAAGGTCGTCAACGCCCAGGACGCGGCCGCCCGCACCCGCATCGATCTCGGCCAGGGGGTCAAGGTCCGGCGCA